Proteins found in one Vagococcus carniphilus genomic segment:
- a CDS encoding acetyl-CoA C-acetyltransferase — protein sequence MREVVVVSARRSPIGNFGGSLKDLSAVELGTQVVSEALQSIHLEPSLVDEVIMGNVLSAGLGQNISRQIAIKAGLPNETTSYTVNKVCGSGLKAVILGAQSIMLEDNEIVVVGGTESMSQSPYVLPNHRFGSKMGDGSLVDTMMKDGLTDAFNELPMGLTAENVVDLYKLTRKEQDEFATLSQQKAEKAIQLGKFNDEIIPIKVPARKGETLLVEEDEYPRFGTTSDSLARLRPAFKKEGSVTAGNASGINDGAAALILMSREKAEELGLEVLGSIVSFGTSGVDPKIMGTAPIEATKKALGKAGLTIEDLDLVEANEAFAAQSISVLKELELNPEIVNVNGGAIALGHPIGASGARILVTLLHEMKRRGAKNGLATLCIGGGQGISLVVKR from the coding sequence GTGAGAGAAGTAGTGGTTGTTTCGGCTAGAAGAAGCCCAATTGGAAATTTTGGTGGAAGTTTGAAAGATTTATCTGCTGTTGAGTTAGGAACTCAAGTAGTATCAGAAGCGTTACAATCTATTCATTTAGAACCTAGTTTAGTAGACGAAGTAATTATGGGAAACGTATTGTCAGCTGGTTTAGGTCAAAACATATCAAGACAAATCGCTATTAAAGCAGGACTTCCTAATGAAACAACTTCTTATACAGTTAATAAAGTCTGTGGTTCGGGATTAAAGGCTGTTATTTTAGGAGCGCAATCAATTATGCTAGAAGATAACGAGATAGTTGTTGTAGGTGGAACAGAAAGTATGAGTCAATCACCTTATGTTTTACCAAATCATCGTTTTGGAAGTAAGATGGGAGACGGTTCTTTAGTAGATACTATGATGAAAGATGGACTAACTGACGCTTTTAACGAATTACCGATGGGGTTAACTGCTGAGAATGTAGTAGATTTATATAAATTAACAAGAAAAGAGCAAGATGAGTTTGCCACACTCAGTCAACAAAAAGCAGAAAAAGCTATTCAGTTAGGAAAATTTAATGATGAGATTATTCCGATAAAAGTACCAGCTAGAAAGGGTGAAACTTTATTAGTAGAGGAAGATGAGTATCCAAGATTTGGTACAACAAGTGACTCTCTAGCTAGACTACGCCCTGCCTTTAAAAAAGAAGGTTCAGTGACAGCTGGTAATGCGTCTGGTATAAACGACGGAGCGGCAGCTCTTATTTTGATGTCCAGAGAAAAAGCAGAAGAATTGGGATTAGAAGTTTTAGGAAGTATTGTATCTTTTGGGACAAGTGGTGTTGATCCTAAAATCATGGGAACTGCTCCGATTGAGGCAACAAAAAAAGCATTAGGAAAAGCTGGGTTAACAATAGAAGATTTAGATTTAGTCGAAGCTAACGAAGCATTTGCTGCTCAATCAATAAGTGTTTTGAAAGAATTAGAATTAAACCCAGAAATCGTTAATGTTAATGGAGGGGCTATTGCTTTAGGTCATCCAATCGGAGCAAGTGGTGCTCGTATTCTAGTAACGTTACTTCATGAAATGAAAAGACGTGGTGCTAAAAATGGTTTAGCTACTCTTTGTATAGGTGGTGGACAAGGAATTTCATTAGTTGTTAAACGATAG